One Festucalex cinctus isolate MCC-2025b chromosome 1, RoL_Fcin_1.0, whole genome shotgun sequence genomic region harbors:
- the rbbp6 gene encoding E3 ubiquitin-protein ligase RBBP6 isoform X5 produces the protein MILKCDCFELRGCSWYKLNLSQGLTAYFCEVVLRKKKSKLSGWGRYVFFFFIYLFFFKVKHFICYFFQPIFLCGVTISEYTDEEGLIPKGSSVIVRRVPKVSVKKTHKIERSDALCQFVPGAIKAMDDYSSSKTLPLFSKMVNLAAADVSEDDKIKVMMNQSSYDPMTLSSYSKKSALALPANYTCFRCGNAGHHIRKCPYSGDKNFDTPKIKKSTGIPRSFMVEVDDPNIKGAMLTNCGRFAIPAIDAQAYAIGKKEKHPFLHQEENEPEDVNVPVPEELQCLICHDLLVDSVVIPCCGNSYCDDCIRTALLDSEGHICPTCNQSDVSPDTLIANKFLRQAVNNFKKEKGYSRSLKEKSATLQPVTATPTPNPVPTPLTTHQQKVDQSTLNQQADVKESAAHPVSSLPPSVETEGKPQEYSVAITPSVLFLNKEPMAVQTQPMKLVHNDPVQKVSLGQTPTSMHSSSSSSVCPKGISAETHPLHPSSSTNPPALPPLFLSHQFPSFPPGQPFLSRPPGHPLAQPNWTHPNPQGAPIPPLIPSSSSPIPPLIQREWFSRDKHRRERSLGTRSTYRRSSRSKSKSRSSSRSSRSRSKSHGRSRSPYSHHRVSHTRRTHPSRSYSYGYKRSQSPTPSSSSSPREDSRSASQSDHRKKRHHSRKSSHSSYKSRRRVEPSPDSSRQSEGHSGQSYATEPTSAQEANADYYQQWKRQYKEWYDKYFSSYVSHYHCLPPPPNPLWVDGADNHSSHQVNSFNHHQRTHSTSTHRRSPPSHSSCSSRSSHSQSSSEGRSPPSRSLSNCSFPPSRSPSDTRSPPSENVAPQWWSAEKDSQEQGAPENSQALPAIKPKHESKYDEVVSEDNTRSTDAAHSTGKKDKKTKNTCSDSITDSDAIQNPLKSNKKEKEKQLRPEGENKRKRGKDSNSLRQDGERGQTVKLREKARKVDKDTHPEVYKASKPERKRKKNEEKSPIIPTESEYMQSDLETPKDECPQTGDKEMQQEQKEEEKKPLSPRVENIWEEGMKVKPQKKISIKLEARRPEEKTEIQEWLCSEKSDTKDDVEELEAETLGTEKQQATGLHELGEAEEEDGTKSKEEDERPNIKEREQGENMRIDDGGKEIVNVKEEEMVTNDDGEKQRPIVKDIREDESVRNDERGIEQSTSVATTDEKTTEEENVEELPEESKPEEELVEGVKMKIISDEDIDSVMMSHSNERLNITAGADSSTYIVDHGGGEESVESRIAVTTPPQEQKRAEDDTPELMQVPFFTLEKVDPGADEQQIISLVPPRPPVTPGHGEVQGDNEQERQRLDEMQTDDEIRERNFCLAPSSGQYRGDVRDTELEGKMGADRPVMDWTAEGDNKESHEAKEEVEKEFPIPPKIQSLTKDREEEVNMDASEESNPVNHNECTQQMPDVKYESTKKDYDHISQNHNNDNMECKSNNRNSPLPSIIHLSERLQGPAESSLAFKPSDEPLANPVSKRHHKPKAQAAPLPKHSDTTSVKVKPMSREELWKKYKLEKLLKESQQEQAGKEAQPETEASRHHVTHEPKVERVGGETPSDHNSVVMKKSEHERRTKKHKRDKQHGDEELERKHRKSKKNHDGSQ, from the exons ATGGATGACTACAGTTCTTCCAAAACCCTGCCTTTATTCTCCAAG ATGGTGAACCTGGCAGCTGCTGACGTGTCAGAGGATGATAAGATCAAAGTGATGATGAATCAGTCCTCATACGACCCCATGAC TCTCTCTAGTTACAGCAAAAAGTCAGCTTTGGCGCTCCCTGCCAACTACACCTGTTTCCGCTGTGGAAACGCTGGACATCACATCAGGAAATGTCCATACAGTGGG GATAAAAACTTCGATACTCCGAAGATAAAGAAGAGCACAGGCATCCCTCGCTCCTTCATGGTGGAGGTGGATGACCCCAACATTAAGGGAGCCATGCTAACCAATTGTGGACGTTTTGCAATTCCTGCCATAGATGC TCAGGCATACGCCATCGGCAAAAAAGAGAAGCATCCATTTTTGCACCAAGAAGAGAATGAGCCAGAGGATGTGAATGTGCCTGTGCCTGAAGAACTCCAGTGTCTGATCTGTCATGACCTTCTTGTGGATTCAGTGGTCATACCGTGCTGTGGAAACAGTTATTGTGATGACT GTATCCGTACGGCCTTGCTGGACTCAGAAGGACACATCTGTCCCACCTGTAACCAATCTGATGTATCTCCTGACACATTGATAGCTAATAAATTTCTCCGTCAG GCTGTGAATAATTTCAAGAAAGAGAAAGGCTACAGCAGAAGTCTGAAAGAAAAATCTGCTACCCTTCAGCCAGTCACTGCAACACCAACACCGAACCCTGTTCCCACTCCGTTAACCACCCACCAACAGAAGGTCGACCAGTCTACCCTCAACCAGCAG GCTGATGTTAAGGAGTCTGCGGCTCATCCTGTTTCCAGCCTACCACCGTCTGT TGAAACTGAAGGAAAACCACAAGAGTATTCAGTGGCTATTACACCTTCTGTGCTGTTCTTAAACAAAGAGCCCATGGCTGTTCAAACACAGCCAATGAAACTG GTTCATAATGACCCAGTGCAGAAAGTGTCCTTAG GTCAAACACCAACCAGCATGCACAG ttcctcctcatcctcagtTTGTCCCAAGGGAATTTCAGCTGAAACCCATCCCCTGCACCCGTCTTCATCCACCAATCCCCCTGCTCTTCCGCCTCTCTTCCTCAGCCACCAATTCCCCTCATTCCCTCCAGGTCAACCGTTTCTAAGTCGGCCACCAGGACATCCACTGGCTCAGCCTAATTGGACTCACCCAAACCCTCAGGGTGCCCCCATCCCTCCTCTCatcccctcttcctcctcccccaTCCCACCTCTCATCCAGAGGGAATGGTTCAGCCGTGATAAACACAGGAGAGAAAG ATCTCTTGGTACACGATCCACCTACAGACGGTCCTCTCGTTCTAAGTCCAAGTCTCGCTCATCAAGCAGGTCTAGTCGGTCCCGCTCGAAATCCCACGGCAGGTCAAG GTCACCATACTCCCATCACAGAGTCTCCCACACCCGCCGCACCCATCCCTCACGCTCCTACAGTTATGGTTACAAGAGGTCCCAGTCGCCCACGCCATCCTCATCATCTTCGCCCCGAGAGGATTCTCGTTCTGCTTCGCAGTCAGATCACCGGAAAAAACGCCATCACAGCAGAAAGTCCTCTCACAGCAGCTACAAATCCAGGAGACGAGTGGAACCCTCACCAGATTCTTCCAGACAATCTGAGGGTCACTCGGGGCAGAGTTATGCCACTGAACCAACAAGTGCCCAGGAGGCGAATGCAGATTACTACCAGCAATGGAAAAGACAGTATAAAGAGTGGTATGACAAGTATTTCAGCAGTTATGTTAGCCACTATCATTGCCTGCCGCCTCCCCCAAATCCACTGTGGGTGGACGGAGCAGATAACCATTCGAGCCACCAGGTAAACTCGTTCAACCATCACCAACGTACGCACAGCACATCAACGCACCGCCGTTCCCCTCCATCTCATTCGTCCTGCAGCAGTCGCTCCAGTCACTCTCAATCTTCCAGCGAGGGTCGTTCCCCACCGTCACGATCTTTGAGTAACTGCAGCTTCCCGCCCTCTCGCTCGCCCAGTGACACCCGCTCGCCACCATCTGAGAACGTTGCCCCTCAGTGGTGGAGCGCCGAGAAGGACAGCCAGGAGCAGGGAGCTCCAGAAAATTCACAAGCGCTCCCTGCCATCAAACCCAAGCATGAATCAAAGTATGATGAAGTCGTATCAGAAGACAACACTCGTTCCACTGATGCTGCACACTCAACAGGCAAGAaggacaaaaagacaaaaaatacttGCAGTGACTCAATCACAGACAGTGATGCTATCCAAAATCcactcaaatcaaataaaaaggagaaagaaaaacaactgaGACCAGAAGGTGAAAATAAACGTAAACGAGGCAAAGATTCAAACTCTCTGCGCCAGGATGGGGAGAGGGGTCAGACGGTCAAGCTTAGGGAAAAAGCACGCAAAGTGGATAAAGACACACACCCTGAAGTCTACAAAGCTTCCAAacctgagagaaaaagaaagaaaaatgaagaaaaaagtcCCATCATTCCCACTGAAAGTGAGTACATGCAAAGCGACCTTGAAACCCCCAAGGATGAATGTCCTCAGACTGGTGACAAAGAAATGCAACAAGAGcagaaggaagaggaaaagaaacCACTCTCTCCCAGAGTGGAAAACATCTGGGAGGAAGGGATGAAAGTGAAACCACAGAAGAAGATTAGCATCAAACTGGAAGCGAGGAGACCTGAAGAGAAAACAGAAATACAGGAATGGCTTTGTTCAGAGAAGAGTGATACGAAAGATGATGTTGAGGAGTTAGAAGCAGAAACTTTGGGTACCGAAAAGCAGCAGGCAACCGGGCTTCATGAACTTGGGGAAGCAGAAGAGGAAGACGGGACCAAGTCCAAAGAAGAGGACGAGAGGCCGAatataaaagagagagagcaaggtGAAAACATGAGAATTGATGATGGAGGAAAAGAGATTGTGAATGTGAAAGAGGAGGAGATGGTGACAAATGATGATGGAGAAAAACAGAGGCCGATTGTGAAGGACATCAGAGAGGATGAGAGCGTGAGAAATGATGAGCGAGGAATAGAACAAAGCACGTCAGTCGCTACTACTGATGAGAAGACAACTGAAGAGGAAAATGTCGAAGAGCTGCCAGAAGAGTCAAAGCCAGAAGAAGAGCTGGTGGAAGGTGTAAAGATGAAGATTATAAGTGATGAAGACATTGACTCTGTCATGATGTCACATTCCAATGAGAGGCTGAACATTACAGCGGGGGCTGACAG CAGCACTTACATAGTGGACCACGGGGGAGGTGAGGAGTCTGTGGAGAGCAGAATCGCAGTGACAACACCCCCACAGGAACAGAAACGCGCTGAAGACGACACACCTGAGCTCATGCAG gtgccTTTCTTCACGTTGGAGAAAGTGGACCCTGGAGCGGATGAACAGCAAATTATTTCACTTGTGCCACCTCGACCACCAGTGACACCAGGCCACGGGGAAGTTCAGGGAGACAACGAGCAAGAGCGTCAACGGTTAGACGAGATGCAGACAGATGATGAAATCAGGGAGAGAAACTTTTGtctggctccctctagtggccaaTACAGAGGTGACGTAAGGGACACTGAGTTGGAGGGGAAGATGGGAGCTGACAGACCTGTGATGGACTGGACAGCTGAGGGTGACAATAAAGAAAGTCACGAGGCAAAAGAAGAGGTAGAAAAAGAGTTTCCAATCCCACCAAAAATCCAATCCTTGACAAAGGACAGAGAAGAAGAAGTCAACATGGATGCAAGCGAGGAAAGCAATCCAGTCAATCACAATGAGTGTACACAACAGATGCCAGATGTAAAATATGAAAGCACAAAGAAAGATTATGACCACATCTCCCAGAATCACAATAATGACAATATGGAATGTAAATCCAACAACAGGAATAGTCCTCTACCTTCCATCATTCATCTCTCTGAAAGGCTACAAGGACCCGCAGAGTCTAGCCTGGCATTCAAGCCCTCTGATGAGCCCTTGGCCAACCCGGTGTCCAAGCGCCACCATAAACCCAAGGCCCAAGCAGCACCTCTCCCCAAACACTCAGACACAACCAGTGTCAAGGTGAAACCCATGAGCAGGGAGGAGCTGTGGAAAAAGTACAAACTGGAAAAACTGTTAAAAGAAAGCCAACAGGAGCAGGCAGGGAAGGAGGCGCAGCCGGAGACAGAAGCAAGTCGCCATCACGTCACGCACGAGCCGAAAGTGGAGCGAGTGGGAGGAGAGACGCCCTCCGATCACAACAGCGTCGTCATGAAGAAGAGTGAGCATGAGAGGAGGACCAAGAAGCACAAGAGGGACAAACAACACGGAGACGAAGAACTGGAGAGGAAACACAGGAAGTCCAAGAAGAACCATGATGGCTCTCAATGA
- the rbbp6 gene encoding E3 ubiquitin-protein ligase RBBP6 isoform X2 produces MILKCDCFELRGCSWYKLNLSQGLTAYFCEVVLRKKKSKLSGWGRYVFFFFIYLFFFKVKHFICYFFQPIFLCGVTISEYTDEEGLIPKGSSVIVRRVPKVSVKKTHKIERSDALCQFVPGAIKAMDDYSSSKTLPLFSKMVNLAAADVSEDDKIKVMMNQSSYDPMTLSSYSKKSALALPANYTCFRCGNAGHHIRKCPYSGDKNFDTPKIKKSTGIPRSFMVEVDDPNIKGAMLTNCGRFAIPAIDAQAYAIGKKEKHPFLHQEENEPEDVNVPVPEELQCLICHDLLVDSVVIPCCGNSYCDDCIRTALLDSEGHICPTCNQSDVSPDTLIANKFLRQAVNNFKKEKGYSRSLKEKSATLQPVTATPTPNPVPTPLTTHQQKVDQSTLNQQCDHKERSCVSVISSSCLTMPVPQADVKESAAHPVSSLPPSVETEGKPQEYSVAITPSVLFLNKEPMAVQTQPMKLVHNDPVQKVSLGQTPTSMHSSSSSSVCPKGISAETHPLHPSSSTNPPALPPLFLSHQFPSFPPGQPFLSRPPGHPLAQPNWTHPNPQGAPIPPLIPSSSSPIPPLIQREWFSRDKHRRERSLGTRSTYRRSSRSKSKSRSSSRSSRSRSKSHGRSRSPYSHHRVSHTRRTHPSRSYSYGYKRSQSPTPSSSSSPREDSRSASQSDHRKKRHHSRKSSHSSYKSRRRVEPSPDSSRQSEGHSGQSYATEPTSAQEANADYYQQWKRQYKEWYDKYFSSYVSHYHCLPPPPNPLWVDGADNHSSHQVNSFNHHQRTHSTSTHRRSPPSHSSCSSRSSHSQSSSEGRSPPSRSLSNCSFPPSRSPSDTRSPPSENVAPQWWSAEKDSQEQGAPENSQALPAIKPKHESKYDEVVSEDNTRSTDAAHSTGKKDKKTKNTCSDSITDSDAIQNPLKSNKKEKEKQLRPEGENKRKRGKDSNSLRQDGERGQTVKLREKARKVDKDTHPEVYKASKPERKRKKNEEKSPIIPTESEYMQSDLETPKDECPQTGDKEMQQEQKEEEKKPLSPRVENIWEEGMKVKPQKKISIKLEARRPEEKTEIQEWLCSEKSDTKDDVEELEAETLGTEKQQATGLHELGEAEEEDGTKSKEEDERPNIKEREQGENMRIDDGGKEIVNVKEEEMVTNDDGEKQRPIVKDIREDESVRNDERGIEQSTSVATTDEKTTEEENVEELPEESKPEEELVEGVKMKIISDEDIDSVMMSHSNERLNITAGADSTYIVDHGGGEESVESRIAVTTPPQEQKRAEDDTPELMQVPFFTLEKVDPGADEQQIISLVPPRPPVTPGHGEVQGDNEQERQRLDEMQTDDEIRERNFCLAPSSGQYRGDVRDTELEGKMGADRPVMDWTAEGDNKESHEAKEEVEKEFPIPPKIQSLTKDREEEVNMDASEESNPVNHNECTQQMPDVKYESTKKDYDHISQNHNNDNMECKSNNRNSPLPSIIHLSERLQGPAESSLAFKPSDEPLANPVSKRHHKPKAQAAPLPKHSDTTSVKVKPMSREELWKKYKLEKLLKESQQEQAGKEAQPETEASRHHVTHEPKVERVGGETPSDHNSVVMKKSEHERRTKKHKRDKQHGDEELERKHRKSKKNHDGSQ; encoded by the exons ATGGATGACTACAGTTCTTCCAAAACCCTGCCTTTATTCTCCAAG ATGGTGAACCTGGCAGCTGCTGACGTGTCAGAGGATGATAAGATCAAAGTGATGATGAATCAGTCCTCATACGACCCCATGAC TCTCTCTAGTTACAGCAAAAAGTCAGCTTTGGCGCTCCCTGCCAACTACACCTGTTTCCGCTGTGGAAACGCTGGACATCACATCAGGAAATGTCCATACAGTGGG GATAAAAACTTCGATACTCCGAAGATAAAGAAGAGCACAGGCATCCCTCGCTCCTTCATGGTGGAGGTGGATGACCCCAACATTAAGGGAGCCATGCTAACCAATTGTGGACGTTTTGCAATTCCTGCCATAGATGC TCAGGCATACGCCATCGGCAAAAAAGAGAAGCATCCATTTTTGCACCAAGAAGAGAATGAGCCAGAGGATGTGAATGTGCCTGTGCCTGAAGAACTCCAGTGTCTGATCTGTCATGACCTTCTTGTGGATTCAGTGGTCATACCGTGCTGTGGAAACAGTTATTGTGATGACT GTATCCGTACGGCCTTGCTGGACTCAGAAGGACACATCTGTCCCACCTGTAACCAATCTGATGTATCTCCTGACACATTGATAGCTAATAAATTTCTCCGTCAG GCTGTGAATAATTTCAAGAAAGAGAAAGGCTACAGCAGAAGTCTGAAAGAAAAATCTGCTACCCTTCAGCCAGTCACTGCAACACCAACACCGAACCCTGTTCCCACTCCGTTAACCACCCACCAACAGAAGGTCGACCAGTCTACCCTCAACCAGCAG TGTGATCACAAGGAGAGGAGTTGTGTGTCTGTCATCTCATCATCCTGTCTCACAATGCCCGTTCCGCAGGCTGATGTTAAGGAGTCTGCGGCTCATCCTGTTTCCAGCCTACCACCGTCTGT TGAAACTGAAGGAAAACCACAAGAGTATTCAGTGGCTATTACACCTTCTGTGCTGTTCTTAAACAAAGAGCCCATGGCTGTTCAAACACAGCCAATGAAACTG GTTCATAATGACCCAGTGCAGAAAGTGTCCTTAG GTCAAACACCAACCAGCATGCACAG ttcctcctcatcctcagtTTGTCCCAAGGGAATTTCAGCTGAAACCCATCCCCTGCACCCGTCTTCATCCACCAATCCCCCTGCTCTTCCGCCTCTCTTCCTCAGCCACCAATTCCCCTCATTCCCTCCAGGTCAACCGTTTCTAAGTCGGCCACCAGGACATCCACTGGCTCAGCCTAATTGGACTCACCCAAACCCTCAGGGTGCCCCCATCCCTCCTCTCatcccctcttcctcctcccccaTCCCACCTCTCATCCAGAGGGAATGGTTCAGCCGTGATAAACACAGGAGAGAAAG ATCTCTTGGTACACGATCCACCTACAGACGGTCCTCTCGTTCTAAGTCCAAGTCTCGCTCATCAAGCAGGTCTAGTCGGTCCCGCTCGAAATCCCACGGCAGGTCAAG GTCACCATACTCCCATCACAGAGTCTCCCACACCCGCCGCACCCATCCCTCACGCTCCTACAGTTATGGTTACAAGAGGTCCCAGTCGCCCACGCCATCCTCATCATCTTCGCCCCGAGAGGATTCTCGTTCTGCTTCGCAGTCAGATCACCGGAAAAAACGCCATCACAGCAGAAAGTCCTCTCACAGCAGCTACAAATCCAGGAGACGAGTGGAACCCTCACCAGATTCTTCCAGACAATCTGAGGGTCACTCGGGGCAGAGTTATGCCACTGAACCAACAAGTGCCCAGGAGGCGAATGCAGATTACTACCAGCAATGGAAAAGACAGTATAAAGAGTGGTATGACAAGTATTTCAGCAGTTATGTTAGCCACTATCATTGCCTGCCGCCTCCCCCAAATCCACTGTGGGTGGACGGAGCAGATAACCATTCGAGCCACCAGGTAAACTCGTTCAACCATCACCAACGTACGCACAGCACATCAACGCACCGCCGTTCCCCTCCATCTCATTCGTCCTGCAGCAGTCGCTCCAGTCACTCTCAATCTTCCAGCGAGGGTCGTTCCCCACCGTCACGATCTTTGAGTAACTGCAGCTTCCCGCCCTCTCGCTCGCCCAGTGACACCCGCTCGCCACCATCTGAGAACGTTGCCCCTCAGTGGTGGAGCGCCGAGAAGGACAGCCAGGAGCAGGGAGCTCCAGAAAATTCACAAGCGCTCCCTGCCATCAAACCCAAGCATGAATCAAAGTATGATGAAGTCGTATCAGAAGACAACACTCGTTCCACTGATGCTGCACACTCAACAGGCAAGAaggacaaaaagacaaaaaatacttGCAGTGACTCAATCACAGACAGTGATGCTATCCAAAATCcactcaaatcaaataaaaaggagaaagaaaaacaactgaGACCAGAAGGTGAAAATAAACGTAAACGAGGCAAAGATTCAAACTCTCTGCGCCAGGATGGGGAGAGGGGTCAGACGGTCAAGCTTAGGGAAAAAGCACGCAAAGTGGATAAAGACACACACCCTGAAGTCTACAAAGCTTCCAAacctgagagaaaaagaaagaaaaatgaagaaaaaagtcCCATCATTCCCACTGAAAGTGAGTACATGCAAAGCGACCTTGAAACCCCCAAGGATGAATGTCCTCAGACTGGTGACAAAGAAATGCAACAAGAGcagaaggaagaggaaaagaaacCACTCTCTCCCAGAGTGGAAAACATCTGGGAGGAAGGGATGAAAGTGAAACCACAGAAGAAGATTAGCATCAAACTGGAAGCGAGGAGACCTGAAGAGAAAACAGAAATACAGGAATGGCTTTGTTCAGAGAAGAGTGATACGAAAGATGATGTTGAGGAGTTAGAAGCAGAAACTTTGGGTACCGAAAAGCAGCAGGCAACCGGGCTTCATGAACTTGGGGAAGCAGAAGAGGAAGACGGGACCAAGTCCAAAGAAGAGGACGAGAGGCCGAatataaaagagagagagcaaggtGAAAACATGAGAATTGATGATGGAGGAAAAGAGATTGTGAATGTGAAAGAGGAGGAGATGGTGACAAATGATGATGGAGAAAAACAGAGGCCGATTGTGAAGGACATCAGAGAGGATGAGAGCGTGAGAAATGATGAGCGAGGAATAGAACAAAGCACGTCAGTCGCTACTACTGATGAGAAGACAACTGAAGAGGAAAATGTCGAAGAGCTGCCAGAAGAGTCAAAGCCAGAAGAAGAGCTGGTGGAAGGTGTAAAGATGAAGATTATAAGTGATGAAGACATTGACTCTGTCATGATGTCACATTCCAATGAGAGGCTGAACATTACAGCGGGGGCTGACAG CACTTACATAGTGGACCACGGGGGAGGTGAGGAGTCTGTGGAGAGCAGAATCGCAGTGACAACACCCCCACAGGAACAGAAACGCGCTGAAGACGACACACCTGAGCTCATGCAG gtgccTTTCTTCACGTTGGAGAAAGTGGACCCTGGAGCGGATGAACAGCAAATTATTTCACTTGTGCCACCTCGACCACCAGTGACACCAGGCCACGGGGAAGTTCAGGGAGACAACGAGCAAGAGCGTCAACGGTTAGACGAGATGCAGACAGATGATGAAATCAGGGAGAGAAACTTTTGtctggctccctctagtggccaaTACAGAGGTGACGTAAGGGACACTGAGTTGGAGGGGAAGATGGGAGCTGACAGACCTGTGATGGACTGGACAGCTGAGGGTGACAATAAAGAAAGTCACGAGGCAAAAGAAGAGGTAGAAAAAGAGTTTCCAATCCCACCAAAAATCCAATCCTTGACAAAGGACAGAGAAGAAGAAGTCAACATGGATGCAAGCGAGGAAAGCAATCCAGTCAATCACAATGAGTGTACACAACAGATGCCAGATGTAAAATATGAAAGCACAAAGAAAGATTATGACCACATCTCCCAGAATCACAATAATGACAATATGGAATGTAAATCCAACAACAGGAATAGTCCTCTACCTTCCATCATTCATCTCTCTGAAAGGCTACAAGGACCCGCAGAGTCTAGCCTGGCATTCAAGCCCTCTGATGAGCCCTTGGCCAACCCGGTGTCCAAGCGCCACCATAAACCCAAGGCCCAAGCAGCACCTCTCCCCAAACACTCAGACACAACCAGTGTCAAGGTGAAACCCATGAGCAGGGAGGAGCTGTGGAAAAAGTACAAACTGGAAAAACTGTTAAAAGAAAGCCAACAGGAGCAGGCAGGGAAGGAGGCGCAGCCGGAGACAGAAGCAAGTCGCCATCACGTCACGCACGAGCCGAAAGTGGAGCGAGTGGGAGGAGAGACGCCCTCCGATCACAACAGCGTCGTCATGAAGAAGAGTGAGCATGAGAGGAGGACCAAGAAGCACAAGAGGGACAAACAACACGGAGACGAAGAACTGGAGAGGAAACACAGGAAGTCCAAGAAGAACCATGATGGCTCTCAATGA